One window of the Pseudofrankia sp. DC12 genome contains the following:
- a CDS encoding carboxyl transferase domain-containing protein, translating into MSLSTLELVDPRSPVARLNRFFDADSVNLFAAPDSSGVVAGQGMVDGNEVVAFASDATVQGGAMGRDGCARIVHAIESAARMGVPVVGIWHSGGARLQEGVSSLDGMGRVFAAIVRASGRIPQISLVLGAAAGGAAYGPALTDLVIMGPDGKVFVTGPDVVRSVTGEDCTFDSLGGPTTHSTKSGVVHMTCDSDDQAFETTRHVVGLLADQGDIGPVEPRELAQFLPESPRRAYDVRPLVGGLVDDGFVEIHPRWARNIVTALGRLGGRTVGVIANNPLRRGGCLDSLSAEKAARFVRLCDSFGVPLVVLVDTPGYLPGVGQEWEGVVRRGAKLLYAFAEATVPRVTVMTRKAYGGAYIAMNSASLGATAVYAWPTAEVAVMGHEAAVKIIHRRAIAAVPEQRQPDKIKELAEEHAVAVGGVDKAVELGVVDAVVEPGDTRTVVAAAIADALAAGRPDKNVHGNIPL; encoded by the coding sequence GTGAGTCTGTCCACGTTGGAACTCGTCGACCCCCGCTCCCCCGTTGCCCGGCTGAACCGCTTCTTCGATGCCGACAGCGTCAACCTGTTCGCCGCGCCCGACAGCTCGGGTGTCGTCGCCGGTCAGGGGATGGTCGACGGCAACGAGGTGGTCGCGTTCGCCAGCGACGCGACGGTGCAGGGCGGGGCGATGGGCCGCGACGGCTGTGCGCGCATCGTGCACGCCATCGAGTCGGCGGCCCGGATGGGCGTCCCGGTGGTAGGCATCTGGCACTCGGGCGGCGCGCGGCTGCAGGAGGGTGTCTCGTCCCTGGACGGCATGGGCCGCGTCTTCGCCGCGATCGTGCGGGCGTCCGGCCGGATCCCCCAGATCTCGCTGGTGCTGGGCGCGGCCGCCGGTGGCGCCGCCTACGGCCCGGCACTGACGGACCTGGTCATCATGGGCCCGGACGGGAAGGTCTTCGTCACAGGTCCGGACGTCGTCCGTTCGGTGACCGGCGAGGACTGCACGTTCGACAGCCTCGGCGGCCCGACCACCCACTCCACCAAGAGTGGCGTCGTCCACATGACCTGCGACTCCGACGACCAGGCGTTCGAGACGACCCGTCACGTCGTCGGGCTGCTGGCCGACCAGGGTGACATCGGCCCGGTCGAGCCACGCGAGCTCGCCCAGTTCCTGCCCGAGTCGCCCCGGCGGGCCTACGACGTGCGCCCGCTGGTCGGTGGCCTCGTCGACGACGGGTTCGTCGAGATCCACCCCCGCTGGGCCCGCAACATCGTGACCGCGCTCGGCCGCCTCGGTGGCCGGACGGTCGGCGTGATCGCGAACAACCCGCTGCGCCGCGGCGGCTGCCTGGACTCGCTGTCGGCGGAGAAGGCGGCTCGCTTCGTGCGGCTGTGCGACTCGTTCGGCGTGCCGCTGGTCGTCCTCGTCGACACGCCCGGCTACCTGCCCGGCGTCGGCCAGGAGTGGGAGGGCGTCGTCCGCCGCGGCGCCAAGCTGCTCTACGCCTTCGCCGAGGCCACCGTGCCGCGGGTGACCGTGATGACGCGCAAGGCCTACGGCGGCGCCTACATCGCGATGAACTCCGCGTCCCTGGGCGCGACGGCCGTCTACGCCTGGCCGACCGCCGAGGTCGCCGTCATGGGCCACGAGGCCGCCGTGAAGATCATCCACCGGCGCGCGATCGCCGCGGTGCCCGAGCAGCGCCAGCCGGACAAGATCAAGGAACTGGCCGAGGAGCACGCCGTCGCCGTCGGCGGTGTCGACAAGGCCGTCGAGCTCGGCGTGGTCGACGCCGTTGTCGAGCCGGGCGACACCCGCACGGTGGTGGCCGCCGCCATCGCCGACGCGCTCGCCGCCGGCCGCCCCGACAAGAACGTCCACGGCAACATCCCGCTGTAA
- a CDS encoding DUF222 domain-containing protein: MTDVPDDRAGVPEPGIPRESGDASSRPDRPEAGMPDGDQARPATEASSEGRPPGLDGAELAESALAAGCGDDPTYPGWAPPNPRLPTEPERLSDIDLATAVIEGRTTVDATTARWILLLGEFDRRSLWLADGAVSPTAWLRRECRINAPTSTNLITVARALRDLPATRAAFTTGTISFDHVRAIAPALGDGRLDLARRADPIFARAAAWMTPRQVARVVSTWADIADA, encoded by the coding sequence GTGACCGACGTCCCCGACGACCGCGCAGGCGTGCCCGAGCCAGGGATACCGAGGGAGTCCGGCGACGCCTCCAGTCGGCCCGACCGGCCCGAGGCCGGGATGCCGGACGGCGATCAGGCCCGACCGGCTACAGAGGCTTCGTCCGAGGGCCGGCCGCCGGGGCTCGACGGCGCCGAACTGGCCGAGTCGGCGCTGGCGGCCGGCTGCGGTGACGACCCGACCTATCCGGGTTGGGCGCCGCCGAACCCGCGGCTGCCGACCGAACCGGAGCGGCTTTCCGACATAGACCTGGCGACCGCGGTGATCGAGGGTCGAACGACGGTCGACGCCACGACCGCCCGTTGGATCCTGCTGCTCGGCGAGTTCGACCGCCGCTCGCTCTGGCTCGCCGACGGGGCCGTCTCGCCGACCGCCTGGCTGCGGCGGGAGTGCCGGATCAACGCACCCACCTCGACGAACCTGATCACTGTCGCCCGCGCCCTGCGCGACCTGCCGGCAACCCGCGCGGCCTTCACGACCGGCACGATCAGCTTCGACCACGTCCGCGCGATCGCCCCGGCCCTCGGCGACGGCCGCCTGGACCTCGCCCGCCGCGCCGACCCGATCTTCGCCCGCGCCGCAGCCTGGATGACCCCCCGCCAGGTAGCCCGCGTGGTAAGCACCTGGGCCGACATAGCCGACGCCTAG
- a CDS encoding MFS transporter, whose protein sequence is MAAAAARPVTSPSVTPAGSARTSGRSGGTFAALRVPNYRRFMTGQIISMCGTWMQTIALGWLVLSLGASGTILGIVTAAQFLPILVLGAYGGLVADRANTRALLITTASLQATLAAVLGVLVITHVVTLWMVVAFAALLGLTQAADNPARQSFVQEMVGPETLPNAVTLNSVTMNAARVVGPAIAGLLITLIGTGTCFLLNALSFAAVIVALIRLDRAELRPKPRLTKAPGQIRDGLRYAVRTPSIRIPLTMMVIIGTLAYEFQVTLPLIARQAFHGTAATYSLLTGAMGAGAVIGGLLVARRRLTGVRSLVVIAAVFGVLILAAAAAPSLPLLVAALVLTGAASVAFISTGNATVQLSSDPRMRGRVMALWSVAFLGTTPVGGPVAGAVAQALGARAGLVLAGVAALVAALIGLASRRQAAAHPVTAAGRPTPVSS, encoded by the coding sequence GTGGCGGCTGCGGCGGCGAGGCCGGTCACGAGCCCGAGCGTCACCCCGGCCGGATCGGCGCGGACCAGCGGCCGCTCCGGCGGGACGTTCGCGGCGCTGCGGGTGCCGAACTACCGGCGGTTCATGACCGGCCAGATCATCTCGATGTGCGGCACCTGGATGCAGACCATCGCGCTCGGCTGGCTGGTCCTGTCCCTCGGCGCCTCCGGCACGATCCTCGGCATCGTCACCGCCGCGCAGTTCCTGCCGATCCTGGTGCTCGGTGCCTACGGCGGGCTCGTGGCCGACCGGGCCAACACCCGTGCGCTGCTGATCACGACTGCGTCGCTGCAGGCCACGCTGGCCGCGGTGCTCGGCGTCCTGGTGATCACCCACGTCGTGACGCTGTGGATGGTCGTCGCGTTCGCCGCCTTGCTCGGCCTGACCCAGGCCGCCGACAACCCGGCTCGGCAGAGCTTCGTCCAGGAGATGGTCGGCCCGGAGACGCTGCCGAACGCGGTCACCCTGAACTCGGTCACGATGAACGCGGCGCGGGTGGTCGGCCCGGCTATCGCGGGCCTGCTCATCACGCTGATCGGCACCGGAACGTGCTTCCTGCTCAACGCGTTGTCGTTCGCCGCGGTGATCGTCGCGCTGATCCGCCTCGACCGCGCGGAGCTGCGGCCCAAGCCCCGGCTGACGAAGGCCCCGGGCCAGATCCGGGACGGCCTGCGCTACGCGGTTCGTACTCCGAGCATCCGGATCCCGCTGACGATGATGGTGATCATCGGCACGCTGGCCTACGAGTTCCAGGTCACCCTGCCACTGATCGCCCGGCAGGCGTTCCACGGCACCGCGGCCACCTACAGCCTGCTGACCGGCGCGATGGGCGCGGGCGCTGTCATCGGTGGCCTGCTGGTGGCGCGACGCCGCCTGACCGGCGTACGCAGCCTCGTCGTCATCGCCGCCGTGTTCGGCGTGCTGATCCTCGCCGCGGCGGCGGCTCCGTCGTTGCCGCTGCTCGTCGCGGCGCTGGTCCTGACCGGCGCGGCCAGCGTCGCCTTCATCTCGACCGGCAACGCGACCGTCCAGCTGTCGTCGGATCCCAGGATGCGTGGCCGGGTGATGGCGCTGTGGTCGGTCGCCTTCCTCGGCACCACCCCCGTCGGCGGCCCGGTCGCCGGCGCCGTCGCCCAGGCCCTGGGGGCGCGCGCGGGCCTGGTGCTGGCCGGTGTGGCCGCGCTCGTCGCCGCGCTGATCGGCCTGGCCTCGCGGCGCCAGGCCGCCGCCCACCCGGTCACCGCCGCGGGCCGGCCGACGCCTGTCTCGAGCTGA
- a CDS encoding AAA family ATPase, whose translation MNHTDPPTPDVLATAGPNGTFPAPEGDPGAAPATPGPRRKKLSLWDRGKFLLLLLGLFAFVVAAQVSGNPLMSWGDALSIEARSSWWLLALIGVEVVRQVHMYLGERSSPYYVFWTDRVFGRAETRMHRYNDWNRYRLSRAAKWIVTLVVALFVYARLEHVSLFDAVVKVPNAIWSAIPLLFQIVLLLLIVVGQFAAIFWFMSKGGVEVYYPDDVKTRFADVWGQDHVVSRVKENVFYLEHPEEIESRGGYVPGGILLWGPPGTGKTLLAEAVAGETGKPYVFIDPGAFQAMFMGVGILKVKSLFRKLRKLSLRYGGVIAFFDEADSLGNRGQLASGFNRPGGRAAHAATRLGAHGWRAPSYADGLEDFSGCNGVHYLSSRAQAELYEHRASAAGRPGFGADGSVQAGGSVHRAVMPMGGMMGGDMGTLQSLLAEMSGLKKPRGFLNRVVRRALGMKPKPPPKYRILIMMATNMPNSLDEALLRPGRIDRQYEVGYPSKEGRVKTYNGYLAKVKHELTEEQIDRLAIMSPQATGATIKDTVNEALTQAIKDGREIITWSDVLRARVIKEHGLPDDHEHIERERHSVALHEACHAVVAYRLRRNMAIDIATIERRGGTGGFVASVQLEDSMFSWKSEVEVGVMVSLASLVGERMFFDGDNTMGVGGDLGSATMLVAQSITRWGMGDTIANWTMMVSEGMGVGSVDADRPFGKQVEAKLQELYRRTEEVLAANRREVLALTHALETHKTITGEDVESIMEGTVGPTVDGRRYHEPEFVDIAEEYHTSALQAHRGGSDDLRDLPELDRVAAKAPAQSPQPTSSTQAAAEPE comes from the coding sequence ATGAACCACACCGACCCGCCGACGCCGGACGTCCTCGCCACCGCCGGGCCGAACGGCACGTTCCCGGCGCCGGAGGGCGACCCAGGCGCGGCGCCGGCGACGCCCGGCCCGAGGCGCAAGAAGCTCTCCCTCTGGGACCGGGGGAAGTTCCTCCTGCTGCTGCTCGGTCTGTTCGCGTTCGTGGTCGCGGCGCAGGTCTCCGGCAACCCGTTGATGTCCTGGGGGGACGCGCTCAGCATCGAGGCCCGGTCGAGCTGGTGGCTGCTCGCCCTGATCGGCGTCGAGGTCGTCCGCCAGGTGCACATGTACCTCGGCGAACGCTCCTCGCCGTACTACGTGTTCTGGACCGACCGGGTGTTCGGCCGCGCCGAGACCCGGATGCACCGGTACAACGACTGGAACCGCTACCGACTCAGCCGCGCGGCCAAATGGATCGTGACGCTGGTCGTGGCGCTGTTCGTCTACGCCCGTCTCGAGCACGTCTCGCTGTTCGACGCGGTCGTCAAGGTGCCGAACGCGATCTGGAGCGCCATCCCGCTGCTGTTCCAGATCGTGCTGCTGCTGCTGATCGTCGTCGGGCAGTTCGCCGCGATCTTCTGGTTCATGTCCAAGGGCGGCGTCGAGGTCTACTACCCCGATGACGTCAAGACCCGGTTCGCCGACGTCTGGGGCCAGGACCACGTCGTATCCCGGGTCAAGGAGAACGTCTTCTACCTGGAGCACCCTGAGGAGATCGAGAGCAGGGGCGGCTACGTTCCCGGCGGCATTCTGCTGTGGGGCCCGCCCGGCACCGGCAAGACGCTGCTCGCCGAGGCGGTCGCGGGCGAGACCGGCAAGCCGTACGTCTTCATCGACCCAGGCGCCTTCCAGGCGATGTTCATGGGCGTCGGCATCCTGAAGGTGAAGTCGCTCTTCCGTAAGCTGCGCAAGCTCTCGCTGCGCTACGGCGGCGTCATCGCCTTCTTCGACGAGGCGGACAGCCTCGGCAACCGCGGCCAGCTGGCCTCGGGCTTCAACCGGCCCGGCGGGCGGGCGGCCCACGCGGCGACCCGCCTCGGGGCGCATGGCTGGCGGGCGCCGTCGTACGCCGACGGGCTGGAGGACTTCTCGGGATGCAACGGTGTGCACTACCTGAGCAGCCGGGCGCAGGCCGAGCTGTACGAGCACCGTGCCTCGGCAGCCGGCCGTCCCGGATTCGGTGCCGACGGGTCGGTGCAGGCCGGCGGTTCCGTGCACCGGGCCGTCATGCCGATGGGCGGGATGATGGGCGGCGACATGGGCACGCTGCAGTCGCTGCTTGCCGAGATGTCCGGCCTGAAGAAGCCGCGCGGCTTCCTCAACCGGGTGGTGCGTCGTGCGCTGGGGATGAAGCCGAAGCCGCCGCCGAAGTACCGGATCCTGATCATGATGGCCACCAACATGCCGAACTCGCTGGACGAGGCACTGTTGCGGCCGGGAAGAATCGACCGTCAGTACGAGGTCGGGTACCCCAGCAAGGAAGGCCGGGTGAAGACCTACAACGGCTACCTTGCCAAGGTCAAGCACGAGCTGACCGAGGAGCAGATCGACCGGTTGGCCATCATGAGCCCGCAGGCGACCGGTGCGACGATCAAGGATACGGTCAACGAGGCGCTCACCCAGGCCATCAAGGACGGCCGCGAGATCATCACCTGGTCCGACGTGCTGCGCGCGCGGGTCATCAAGGAGCACGGCCTACCCGACGACCACGAGCACATCGAGCGGGAGCGGCACAGTGTCGCCCTGCACGAGGCCTGCCACGCGGTCGTCGCCTACCGGCTGCGCCGCAACATGGCGATCGACATCGCGACCATCGAGCGTCGCGGCGGTACCGGCGGTTTCGTCGCCTCGGTCCAGCTCGAGGACTCCATGTTCTCGTGGAAGTCCGAGGTCGAGGTCGGGGTGATGGTCTCGCTGGCCTCGCTGGTCGGGGAGCGGATGTTCTTCGACGGTGACAACACGATGGGCGTCGGTGGCGACCTGGGCTCCGCGACCATGCTGGTCGCGCAGAGCATCACGCGGTGGGGCATGGGCGACACCATCGCCAACTGGACGATGATGGTCTCGGAGGGAATGGGCGTCGGCTCCGTCGACGCCGACCGGCCGTTTGGCAAGCAGGTCGAGGCGAAGCTCCAGGAGCTCTACCGGCGAACGGAAGAGGTCCTGGCGGCCAACCGCCGCGAGGTGCTCGCGCTGACGCACGCACTGGAGACCCACAAGACCATCACCGGCGAGGACGTCGAGTCGATCATGGAGGGGACCGTCGGCCCGACCGTCGACGGCCGCCGCTACCACGAGCCGGAGTTCGTCGACATCGCTGAGGAGTACCACACCAGCGCGTTGCAGGCGCACCGCGGCGGCTCGGACGACCTGCGCGACCTTCCCGAGCTGGACCGGGTCGCCGCCAAGGCCCCGGCCCAGTCGCCTCAGCCGACGTCGTCCACCCAGGCGGCCGCCGAGCCCGAGTAG